The window AGGCACAACGCAGCCTCCACCGTCTCGCCTGGGCTATCGTGCACCGCATCAATGATCCCCATCTCCACAGCCTCCTGCGCCTTGATCTTCGCGGCTCGCAGCGCCACTTCGCGTCGAGCCATCGGCGCAGTGATTTTCGATCGAATCACAGTCATGATATACTCGGGGAAGGGAAGGCCAATGTCGAGCTCGCTCATATACAGAAAGCCCCTGTCTTTTCTCATGTAAACGTAGTTGTGGCTTAGCGCGAGTATAAAGCCGGCTGCTGAGGCATGGCCCGTTACGACTGCAATCGTTAGCATCGGGATGGATATCAGATCGGCGATGATCTGTTTGAATTTGAAGATCATGTGACTAAGCCGGCTGCGGAAGCCGGGCCTCACGGCTTTGGCCCAGTTGAGATCGAAGCCGTTGGAGAAGAACTTTCCCTCCGCCGTTGTGACGAGAGCGGAGCCGGGGGTAGATTCGACTCGGATGCAGCGCAGGGCGGCTACGATGGCGTTGATGAGGGTAGGGCTCTGGCGATGCTTGCCATCGCCTGGCAGGGTGAGGATGAAAATGTGACCGCACTTCTCTAATGTGCCCATCTTGGGGCCTTCGCACATTTTCCACTTTGTGCTCCCTTAATAATTAAATATACATGTTATTTGTCATTatcatttctttttattttaattattattattattttaaggattAAGATGTCTTAAACTCTATAGTTATATATTCTGACTACTAGCAACTAATTAGAAGCATATACTTGGTTTTACCGAAGCTAGCCCGGTTGTACCACTCACATCCTTTGGGAGGTCTATAGTCATcttgtatgaaatccactccatccatcatcttcACCgtgcataaataaataaaataatataaaataaaatctattagaaGGGTAGGCTAGGCAAGGATGAGGGGGATCAGTGTACTTTCCAAGAAGCATTAGATGACAATGATGCTAAGAAGTAAATGACAGTTATGTtcgatgagatggactccttgtAGAAAAACAAGACATGGGATTAGTAGAGCTTTCCATTTGTCGAAAGGTGATTGGTTGTAATTGGATTTTCAGGAAGAAACATGATAAATATTAGTCTAGATTGGTAGCAAATGGTTATGCACAGAAGGATGGTAACGACTTTAGCAATATTTTTGCGCCTATGCTCAAGCAGTATTTATCATATTCGTGTTGGCAttggttgcctaatacgatcttAAATTAGGATAATTAGATGTAAAGACCACTTTTttacatggggaattggaagatgAGATTTACATGGAGTAATTAGAAGAGTTCAAAGTAAATTGAGTAGAGAATAAGGTTTGTACATTAAGCAGGTTATTATACGGCGTGGAATAGTCACCTAagcaatggtataaaaaatttgattctttcatggtaagTCAGCATTTACCAAAAGTGAGTTTGATCGTTATACCTATTTTAGATCACTAAGTAATGAGAAATTCATTATATTAGTATTGTATGCTGATGATATGTTTATCTATATCCATAACATGTCTAAAATCAACATATTAAAGGCTCAATTATCAAGAACATTttagatgaaagatttggggttTACAAAGAAGATTTTTGGTATTGATATACATAGGGGCAGAGAAatgagcaggctatggttgtctCAAGCATAATTTAACACCCCGGTTTTCAGAACTCGAGTATACATCTCGTTCCCTGAAAACCCAGGAGTTAATAAACAATTAATTGGCAATCAAAAGTAGAATCAAAGTGCAATAGCGAAACCAAATGTAGATAAAGCCATAAAAACAAATGATAATATCTTAGTCCACTCGGCTGGGGATGCAAATACAAAACTTATAAATTCAATTGTgccaataaaataaaacaaaatacagCCTCTACTGATTCAATTCATAATATTCCGCCGCTTCCTGATGCGGCTCTTCCTCGTAATATCCGTCCTCCTCTCTTGTTGCTTTAGCCCCGAGATCAGTGCCAAAGTCATCCCTACCTACACCTGCATTCTCTGTACAGTTGAACATTGGATGAATGAGTGACCacctcagtgtgaattctcctcgagattacacaccaccgccttAGACAAGTATAGCATGAAAAGCAACAAGGCATGTAAAACATAACAAGatgtagtcttattatatgcatgaatTCTTGAATGCATCATTAACCTAGGGatactcatccagtcggacttgggctcgccACCCATGCAAAAGGCTGGTCATCGACACAGCACATCACGTGCTTATATCACATACCGTATAATGACCAagccatcgtacatcacgtataTAGGTTGATAGTCGGTGGTTTAgcagctagcgaaatgataccccaataaACCTAAGGGCatgtgtaacgccccgacttttcaggatccgagtatatgactcgttttccaaaaatccgagtgttaactttaaaggatagtcaaattcgagtatatatatatatatatatatatatatatatatatatatatatatatatatatatattgttttcaattatcagagtaagcagatgagcgtaaaatggacaagtaagcataaaggaaaatttgcgattacatttagaatatacacgagattgcccataatgacttatacaaaccaatatctcaACGTTAACAATTATAAGATTTACATAtatgagaaatataaaagaaaatatataaacgaATGCAACAAAACCGCGCAGCTTCCTTGACAAGTACAACCACGCATCCTTGACCATCATAAcgactcctcatcagtctgaacctgcatatcacttaagccacctgtactacctgtacgattatatatttgatggatgaataACCAACTTAGTGCGAATTCTCCTCaaaattacacaccgccgcattggGTAAGCATAGTTCTGAAAACATataaggcatacaaaacaatatatgatgcagtcttattaaatgcatagaTGTATGAGTGTACATCAACaagggatgctcatctagttgaCTTTTGGACAAAACTCATGCAAAGTGGCCGGTCACTAGCGAAAGTAAAATGCTAAACTCATCaaaagtgggtcgatagtcgatgatctgggagctagcaaaatgataccccaactaaatcctattaggcacgtACTAAAGTAtttagaattagccacccgtcatcgtccgaatgctatgaatgcatgattagcccaactattATTAATCCGTTTACAACCAGTGGATTTAATAAGTTCAAAGGTTATTATGGAGAGTTCAGagctcagcataggccgacagctcagacatagtatcccattccaccatccctggctcatgaggctaccaccttaggatgtatAATGGAACCCAATCGACTAGAGGCCAATCatattcagtatatggggcttaccatcgtatggttgTACAAAACAAAATATCAAACCTATCTAGGGCAAATACTAAAACAAAGCCACGTAGGGCAGTTattaaaactaagccacatagggccaatattaaaatcatgcgataagaaaccgtccttaaaaaccacttagacacaacaaccctagatggtaggcctacatcaatggtcaatttaaaacATTATTCAATAACCCACTAAGTTAAAAGCCCATTACGTTCACAACCAGTTGAGCTACatctcaagtatgggtgtacattcatgggtgggggtttcccactgatgtaccagtttaagtcccATAAGTAATGCACAAATAATCCACGAGTATGAGATAAATAtgtaggataaatattaagcatgtaatatgacaattcaattccaacaattaacaggtgtgattataaaatgaagatatcaattataaattaaaataaaaactataacttaagctaatgggaaaatggaaagctcaagaagaagaaatcatcacctgatgttCTGAACCGTCTATGTCATCACTAAGAAGTGTATGCGCCCTTAGGGTCGACCTTACCACGAGTTATAAAATTGTACAATTAGATTCGAGTTCCATACACTCATGGCCTAaggtttgaattgattattcttaGGATTTGATGTATAATTAAGGTTTCATCCTTGAgtttagtcttaaacttagattttaagatttgaatcctgaattattattattattattattgtacaatggatcAAATACCATTCTAGATCTAAATTTCATACactatctaggtttaggttattgtccTATAGTTTAGGTTGCTTAGGTCTagggttttatcctagagtttaggtttaggctagatcTTTAAGGTTGAACCCTAGTGGTGTGTAATTAAttataatgttaatttaatagttataaaatatttattaacattaatgttACAATTAACGCTAGCTATTGCAGCAACAATAATCATCGTGATGATATCAAATTGTacgatctactatcaatgataataCTCAAGCATGATAAATAAAATGCTAATATTTAATGATCATAAAATTTCTCATTTATTTATAAAAACTAATATAGGCATGGATAATCTCCTAATAGTTATCCATGTTATATAATTGCAAATATCATAgtaatactaatgataataaCCAAATACTAAGATCTATAGTTAACGATGATCTTTGAGAGTGACAATTAAACTACTTCCATTTGGTAAATATAGTTTTTGTTTATAATAGCTAGTTATAGCATAAATAATCTACTAATGTTCTAATTATAGTCTCAATGTAATGTTTGAGAGAAAAGTCACCTATAGTTGATTGGTCTTGAACCAACTCAGCTCGgcatccgagttgactcggctcaattctactctctctctctctctctctctctctctctctctctctctctctctttctt is drawn from Magnolia sinica isolate HGM2019 chromosome 5, MsV1, whole genome shotgun sequence and contains these coding sequences:
- the LOC131245414 gene encoding enoyl-CoA delta isomerase 2, peroxisomal-like; translation: MCEGPKMGTLEKCGHIFILTLPGDGKHRQSPTLINAIVAALRCIRVESTPGSALVTTAEGKFFSNGFDLNWAKAVRPGFRSRLSHMIFKFKQIIADLISIPMLTIAVVTGHASAAGFILALSHNYVYMRKDRGFLYMSELDIGLPFPEYIMTVIRSKITAPMARREVALRAAKIKAQEAVEMGIIDAVHDSPGETVEAALCLGEELAGRKWDGEVYAPIREGMFPEVLEMLGLAEKKTAIPLRL